Proteins from a single region of Cystobacter fuscus DSM 2262:
- a CDS encoding pectate lyase — MKRRTFMLLGVAPLAMAACRGGDDDKPTPTEPIPTEPTPTDDRASRARDAMKRAAVYMDERVSYRGGYVWAYLADLSKSWGEMEAKRTMCWIQPPGTPSAAHSFLDAYHATGDEAFYRAAERSCLALIEAQHPAGGWNYIYDFAGEESLKHWYETVGINGWRLEEFQHYYGNATFDDAGTAVASQVLLRMYLEKRDPRFLEPLNKAISFVLDAQYKGGIADGGWPQRYPPAPNAITSMPRPNPEQLPQGASQGMADGDYTRHVTFNDDVAGENIKFLLMCVIGLGETRLLEPVTRAMEALRRLQQPAPQAGWGLQHLSADQDGRPAGAPAGARSYEPRALATHTTQTNIQQLFHYFRLTGDRKYLERVPEAIAWLESTRLTEQMIAENPLLKGRTHPTFVELGTNRPLFVHRYGSNIWNGAYYVDHDHHDTPSHYSAGRSINIANLRATYEQLSSMSDAAIAQMVAKSPLKTTQPRALPKYFSLREVDFPDLYADAVMTTSAVTDETVDTLIQDLGTKDHWLTPVVRSDPAVAASFVTNPYRGNGPSAPYVGDAYRSKHVGDIYDTSPYDSQDPPATYEKKPRLTGISTADFVSNMGKLIAYVAPLK, encoded by the coding sequence ATGAAGCGCAGGACATTCATGCTGTTGGGGGTCGCCCCGCTGGCCATGGCGGCGTGCCGCGGCGGTGACGACGACAAGCCGACTCCCACGGAGCCAATACCCACGGAGCCGACCCCCACCGACGACCGGGCGAGCCGCGCTCGCGATGCCATGAAGCGCGCCGCCGTGTACATGGACGAGCGGGTGTCCTATCGCGGCGGCTATGTCTGGGCCTATCTCGCGGACCTGTCCAAGAGCTGGGGCGAGATGGAAGCCAAGCGCACCATGTGCTGGATCCAGCCTCCCGGCACGCCGAGCGCGGCTCATTCCTTCCTCGACGCATACCACGCCACCGGGGACGAGGCGTTCTACCGGGCGGCCGAACGCAGCTGCCTGGCGCTGATCGAGGCGCAACATCCGGCCGGGGGTTGGAACTACATCTACGACTTCGCGGGCGAAGAGTCGCTGAAGCACTGGTACGAAACCGTTGGCATCAACGGCTGGCGGCTCGAGGAGTTCCAGCATTACTACGGCAACGCGACCTTCGACGATGCCGGCACCGCGGTGGCCTCGCAGGTCCTCCTGCGCATGTACCTCGAGAAGCGCGATCCACGCTTCCTCGAGCCGCTGAACAAGGCGATCTCGTTCGTCCTCGACGCGCAGTACAAGGGTGGAATCGCCGATGGCGGCTGGCCGCAGCGCTATCCGCCGGCGCCCAACGCGATCACGTCCATGCCACGGCCCAATCCGGAGCAATTGCCGCAGGGCGCGTCGCAGGGCATGGCGGACGGCGACTACACGCGGCATGTCACGTTCAACGACGATGTCGCCGGCGAGAACATCAAGTTCCTGCTGATGTGCGTGATCGGACTCGGCGAGACGCGGCTGCTCGAGCCCGTCACGCGCGCGATGGAGGCGCTGCGCCGCTTGCAGCAGCCGGCGCCGCAGGCCGGATGGGGGCTGCAACACCTGTCGGCCGACCAGGACGGCCGCCCCGCGGGGGCCCCGGCCGGCGCGCGCAGCTATGAGCCCAGGGCCCTGGCCACGCACACCACCCAGACGAACATCCAGCAGTTGTTCCACTACTTCCGGCTCACCGGCGACCGCAAGTACCTCGAGCGGGTGCCCGAGGCCATTGCCTGGCTCGAGAGCACGCGGCTGACGGAACAGATGATCGCCGAGAACCCGCTGCTCAAGGGCCGCACGCACCCGACCTTCGTCGAGCTGGGCACCAACCGGCCGCTTTTCGTGCACCGCTACGGCTCCAACATCTGGAATGGCGCCTACTACGTGGACCACGACCATCACGACACGCCATCGCACTACTCGGCGGGCCGCAGCATCAACATCGCCAATCTGCGGGCGACCTACGAACAGCTCAGCTCGATGAGCGACGCGGCGATCGCGCAGATGGTGGCGAAGTCGCCCCTGAAGACCACCCAGCCGCGGGCGCTGCCGAAGTACTTCTCGCTCCGCGAGGTGGACTTCCCCGACTTGTATGCCGACGCGGTGATGACCACGTCCGCGGTGACGGACGAGACGGTCGACACGCTGATTCAGGACCTGGGCACCAAGGATCACTGGCTGACGCCCGTGGTGCGCAGCGATCCGGCGGTCGCGGCTTCCTTCGTCACCAACCCGTACCGCGGCAACGGGCCGAGCGCGCCCTATGTCGGTGACGCGTACCGCAGCAAGCACGTCGGCGACATCTACGACACCTCCCCCTACGACTCCCAGGATCCGCCGGCCACCTATGAGAAGAAGCCGCGGTTGACCGGCATCTCCACCGCGGACTTCGTCAGCAACATGGGCAAGCTGATCGCCTACGTGGCGCCGCTGAAGTGA
- a CDS encoding NAD-dependent epimerase/dehydratase family protein — protein MELKDKVVLVTGASGFVGTYVARGLREQGVRVRALVRRPEAQAELERFGVEVVLGDLTDARSVEAAVRGTQALVHCAVQPTADVSEARRVNVEGTRTLAQAALATGCERFVHVSTVAVYPLRDREGVVDETLPLADDKDAYSITKIEAEREVEAVAARGLRTVILRPPVILGVHPSSFWGTQVPKNIAAGQFAQVDEGRRPLVYVHVLSLVDAVIRALRVDEAVGQTFNISDGHTPWHRYTDLFKTRPLPSVPSAQLPAFMSFRGTLSTEKAQRVLGWKPRDTFDPVMAEVVRALPKP, from the coding sequence ATGGAGCTGAAAGACAAAGTCGTCCTCGTGACGGGGGCCAGCGGATTCGTGGGGACGTACGTCGCCCGGGGCTTGCGCGAGCAGGGCGTCCGGGTTCGCGCGCTGGTGCGGCGCCCCGAGGCCCAGGCGGAGCTGGAGCGGTTCGGCGTGGAGGTGGTGCTGGGAGATCTGACGGACGCGCGCTCCGTGGAGGCCGCCGTGCGTGGCACCCAGGCCCTCGTGCACTGCGCGGTGCAGCCCACTGCGGATGTCTCCGAGGCCCGGCGGGTGAACGTGGAGGGCACGCGCACGCTCGCCCAGGCCGCGCTCGCCACCGGCTGCGAGCGCTTCGTGCACGTCTCCACCGTCGCCGTCTACCCGCTGCGCGACCGGGAGGGCGTCGTGGACGAGACCCTGCCCCTGGCGGATGACAAGGATGCCTACTCCATCACCAAGATCGAGGCGGAGCGCGAGGTGGAGGCGGTGGCGGCCCGGGGCCTGCGCACGGTCATCCTCCGCCCTCCGGTCATCCTCGGCGTGCACCCCAGCTCCTTCTGGGGGACCCAGGTGCCCAAGAACATCGCGGCCGGACAGTTCGCGCAGGTGGACGAGGGACGGCGCCCCTTGGTCTACGTGCATGTCCTCAGCCTGGTGGATGCGGTGATCCGCGCCCTGCGCGTCGACGAGGCCGTGGGCCAGACGTTCAACATCAGCGACGGGCACACGCCCTGGCATCGCTACACGGACCTCTTCAAGACCCGTCCGCTGCCCTCCGTCCCGTCGGCGCAGCTGCCCGCGTTCATGAGCTTCCGGGGGACGCTCTCGACCGAGAAGGCCCAGCGCGTGCTGGGCTGGAAGCCCCGGGATACCTTCGACCCGGTCATGGCCGAGGTGGTGCGCGCCCTGCCGAAGCCGTAG
- the pyk gene encoding pyruvate kinase yields MRKAKIICTLGPSSDSAVVIEALIRAGMNVARLNFSHGTPEEHRRRVQRIRRASSRLGVPVAILQDVQGPKIRLGRFEGGRLEVKTGEQVVVTTRKVLGQGHLIPTPIRSLPRDVEPGHPILLDDGRVRLRVDSVSGQDVTCTVEQGGVLKDHKGLNLPGAHVSVPTITAKDREDLAFGQELGVDYVALSFVRSAEDIQRARALVARDTPLIAKIEKPQAVDHLDAIARAADGIMVARGDLGVEMPLEKLPALQKQMVRLVNRLGGLTIVATEMLESMVTSARPTRAEVSDVANAILDGADAVMLSGETAAGKFPVEAVATMASIVEEIETGSERTARDVPFEHARDDISTGVAAAAVAAAEQMRIGTIVAYTERGRTAQLISEFRPGARVVALTPNPETVNRMALYWGVTPLRVGRLHSTDAMLRQVRRLCREEGLCPGGAPVVIVAGVPLNEPGSTNMISVHRI; encoded by the coding sequence ATGCGAAAGGCGAAGATCATCTGCACCCTGGGGCCGTCCTCGGATTCGGCGGTCGTCATCGAGGCGCTCATCCGGGCGGGCATGAACGTGGCCCGGCTCAACTTCTCCCATGGCACGCCCGAGGAGCACCGGCGCCGGGTCCAGCGCATCCGGCGGGCGTCGAGCCGGCTGGGCGTGCCCGTGGCCATCCTCCAGGACGTGCAGGGTCCGAAGATCCGCCTGGGCCGCTTCGAGGGGGGCCGCCTGGAGGTGAAGACGGGCGAGCAGGTGGTGGTGACGACGCGCAAGGTGCTCGGACAGGGCCACCTCATCCCCACGCCCATCCGCTCGCTGCCCCGGGACGTGGAGCCGGGCCACCCCATCCTCCTGGATGATGGGCGGGTGCGCCTGCGGGTGGACTCGGTGTCGGGCCAGGACGTGACGTGCACCGTGGAGCAGGGCGGCGTGCTCAAGGACCACAAGGGCCTCAACCTGCCGGGGGCGCATGTGTCGGTGCCCACCATCACCGCCAAGGACAGGGAGGATCTGGCCTTCGGACAGGAGCTGGGCGTGGACTACGTGGCGCTGTCCTTCGTGCGCTCGGCGGAGGACATCCAGCGGGCGCGCGCGCTCGTGGCCCGGGACACGCCGCTCATCGCGAAGATCGAGAAGCCCCAGGCGGTGGACCACCTGGACGCCATCGCGCGCGCGGCGGACGGCATCATGGTGGCGCGCGGCGACCTGGGCGTGGAGATGCCGCTGGAGAAGCTGCCCGCCCTGCAGAAGCAGATGGTGCGCCTGGTCAACCGCCTGGGCGGGCTGACCATCGTGGCCACGGAGATGCTGGAGAGCATGGTGACCAGCGCGCGGCCCACGCGCGCCGAGGTGTCGGACGTGGCCAACGCCATCCTGGACGGAGCGGACGCGGTGATGCTCTCGGGCGAGACGGCGGCGGGGAAGTTCCCGGTGGAGGCGGTGGCCACCATGGCGAGCATCGTGGAGGAGATTGAAACGGGCTCGGAGCGGACCGCGAGGGATGTGCCCTTCGAGCACGCTCGGGACGACATCTCCACGGGCGTGGCGGCGGCGGCGGTGGCCGCGGCCGAGCAGATGCGCATTGGCACCATCGTGGCGTACACCGAGCGCGGCCGCACCGCGCAGCTCATCTCCGAGTTCCGGCCGGGCGCGCGGGTGGTCGCGCTGACGCCCAACCCGGAAACCGTCAACCGCATGGCGCTCTACTGGGGCGTGACGCCGCTGCGGGTGGGCCGCCTGCACTCCACGGACGCGATGCTGCGGCAGGTACGCCGGCTGTGCCGCGAGGAGGGCCTGTGTCCCGGGGGCGCTCCCGTGGTCATCGTGGCCGGCGTGCCCCTCAACGAGCCGGGCAGCACCAACATGATCTCCGTGCACCGCATCTGA
- a CDS encoding bifunctional nuclease family protein — translation MKTPIPAATFLLGPLSAALLTLGALLLPGFGPAPSPKAAAPANPVCQPKEGGNPSACKELVELEVRDVIPLVEAKTHAVVLTTPDGAMVLPIFVDESAAVAIAFRLAHLRSPQPLSQDLLGSMVVELGAKVTEVRIDDLKDDIYVGRVFLEQGARKMTLDARPSDSIAMALDGRARIRVTRKVLDEAGISREEIDSLRGGDGPGVGGSGDLDMKDALPFTPHGLTPRESMPSPHPGLKPEPGRTDEISL, via the coding sequence GTGAAAACGCCCATTCCTGCCGCCACGTTCCTGCTGGGTCCGCTCTCCGCCGCGCTGCTCACCTTGGGCGCTCTGCTGCTGCCGGGTTTTGGTCCCGCGCCTTCACCCAAGGCCGCCGCGCCGGCCAACCCGGTCTGTCAACCCAAGGAAGGGGGCAATCCTTCCGCTTGCAAGGAGCTGGTGGAGCTGGAGGTGCGGGACGTCATCCCGCTCGTCGAGGCGAAGACCCACGCCGTGGTGCTCACCACCCCGGATGGCGCCATGGTGCTGCCCATCTTCGTGGACGAGTCGGCCGCGGTGGCCATCGCCTTCCGGCTCGCCCACCTGCGCTCGCCCCAGCCCCTGTCGCAGGATCTCCTCGGCTCGATGGTGGTGGAGCTGGGCGCCAAGGTGACCGAGGTCCGCATCGATGATCTCAAGGACGACATCTACGTGGGCCGGGTCTTCCTCGAACAGGGGGCGCGCAAGATGACCCTGGACGCCCGCCCCTCGGATTCCATCGCCATGGCGCTGGATGGCCGGGCGCGCATCCGGGTGACGCGCAAGGTGCTGGACGAGGCGGGCATCAGCCGCGAGGAGATCGACTCCCTGCGCGGAGGCGACGGCCCGGGCGTGGGCGGCAGCGGTGACCTGGACATGAAGGACGCCCTGCCCTTCACGCCCCATGGCCTCACTCCGCGTGAGAGCATGCCGTCCCCGCACCCCGGCTTGAAGCCGGAGCCGGGCCGCACGGACGAGATCAGCCTCTAG
- a CDS encoding citrate synthase yields the protein MPKDTLTITDNRTGKTYEVPIENGCIRTNGLRQIKVSEDDFGLMGYDPAFLNTANCKSAITFIDGDKGILEYRGYPIEQLAERSSFLEVAYLLLNGELPNEKQIDEFKYLVTHHTYVHENIKTFMDGFRYDAHPMSMLSSTVAALSGFYPDAKHTKDERSRRIQMTRLIAKMPTLAAFSYRHSMGLPYVYPDNDLSYVGNFLAMVRKIGTTTYKVHPTLEKALDVLFILHADHEQNCSTTSVRTVGSSEVDPFSAVASGIAALYGPLHGGANEAVLRMLREIGHVSKVPEFIKSVKGGEGGSKLMGFGHRVYKSYDPRAKVIKRVADEVFEITGKNPLLEIAVELERIALQDEYFVKRKLYPNVDFYSGLIYEAMGFPVEMFPVLFAIPRTVGWVTQWEEMVKDSEQKIARPRQIYTGSKRRDYVPMSERSQK from the coding sequence ATGCCAAAGGATACGCTGACCATCACGGACAACCGGACCGGGAAGACGTACGAGGTCCCGATCGAGAACGGATGCATTCGGACCAACGGCCTCAGGCAGATCAAGGTCTCTGAAGATGACTTCGGTCTGATGGGGTATGACCCAGCGTTCCTGAATACGGCCAACTGCAAGAGCGCCATCACCTTCATCGACGGTGACAAGGGCATCTTGGAGTACCGGGGCTACCCCATCGAGCAGCTCGCGGAGCGCTCCTCCTTCCTCGAAGTCGCCTACCTGCTGCTCAACGGCGAGCTGCCCAACGAGAAGCAGATCGACGAGTTCAAGTACCTCGTCACGCACCACACCTACGTGCACGAGAACATCAAGACGTTCATGGACGGGTTCCGCTACGACGCGCACCCCATGTCCATGCTGTCCTCCACGGTGGCCGCGCTCTCGGGCTTCTACCCGGACGCCAAGCACACCAAGGACGAGCGCAGCCGCCGCATCCAGATGACCCGGCTCATCGCCAAGATGCCGACGCTGGCCGCCTTCTCCTACCGCCACAGCATGGGCCTGCCCTACGTCTACCCGGACAACGATCTGTCCTACGTGGGCAACTTCCTGGCGATGGTCCGCAAGATCGGCACCACCACCTACAAGGTGCACCCCACCCTGGAGAAGGCGCTCGACGTCCTCTTCATCCTCCACGCCGACCACGAGCAGAACTGCTCCACCACGTCCGTGCGCACCGTGGGCTCCTCCGAGGTGGATCCCTTCAGCGCGGTGGCCTCGGGCATCGCGGCGCTCTACGGCCCGCTGCACGGCGGCGCCAACGAGGCCGTGCTGCGCATGCTGCGCGAGATCGGCCACGTCTCCAAGGTCCCCGAGTTCATCAAGTCGGTGAAGGGCGGCGAGGGCGGCTCCAAGCTCATGGGCTTCGGCCACCGCGTCTACAAGTCCTATGATCCGCGCGCCAAGGTCATCAAGCGCGTGGCGGACGAGGTCTTCGAGATCACCGGCAAGAACCCGCTGCTGGAGATCGCCGTGGAGCTCGAGCGCATCGCCCTGCAGGACGAGTACTTCGTCAAGCGCAAGCTCTACCCGAACGTGGACTTCTACTCGGGCCTCATCTACGAGGCCATGGGCTTCCCGGTGGAGATGTTCCCCGTGCTCTTCGCCATTCCGCGCACCGTGGGTTGGGTGACCCAGTGGGAGGAGATGGTGAAGGATTCCGAGCAGAAGATCGCCCGTCCGCGTCAGATCTACACGGGCTCCAAGCGCCGCGACTACGTGCCCATGAGCGAGCGCAGCCAGAAGTAG
- a CDS encoding 3-phosphoshikimate 1-carboxyvinyltransferase, with product MTSSSQTRLHVDPSRLTSAVLTPPISKSDAQRALVLAHLTGAWPLPDLQREPEHFLPADVRVLRRGIEALRLPPGTVRDVDCADGGAPFRILVTQAAVTPGAHVRLTGTPRLGERPHGPLFESLREALGGSGLVLTEGKPWPVEIRAPERTGEPVFRVPGDQSSQYASSLLLGCAALFLRERRPWRVEITGTLTSAGYLELTVSWLRRFGFTVDERDGRFEVADYRAPERTPAMPGDWSSLGYLLLLAWRTGGSVERADLGSAHPDQALVRLVERAGLRAEPGPNATLRLVGEARDGLVASGKECPDLLPTLAALACVLPRSSTLTDVGILRVKESDRLEGILTLVEAVGGKTVLEGETLTIHPPPTPPRHFAMDSRGDHRMAMVSATLSALSGAALTLTGPECVEKSFPGFWQQLERTGARLT from the coding sequence ATGACGAGTTCATCCCAGACCCGGCTGCACGTCGACCCGAGCCGGCTCACCTCCGCCGTCCTCACGCCGCCCATCTCCAAGTCGGACGCCCAACGGGCCCTGGTGCTCGCGCACCTCACCGGAGCCTGGCCCCTGCCGGATCTCCAACGCGAGCCCGAGCACTTCCTCCCCGCGGACGTGCGCGTGCTGCGCCGGGGCATCGAGGCCCTGCGCCTGCCACCCGGCACCGTGCGGGACGTGGACTGCGCGGACGGCGGCGCCCCCTTCCGCATCCTCGTCACCCAGGCCGCGGTGACGCCCGGCGCCCATGTGCGCCTCACGGGCACGCCCCGCCTGGGCGAGCGGCCCCACGGCCCGCTCTTCGAGTCCCTGCGCGAGGCGCTCGGTGGTTCGGGGCTCGTGCTCACCGAGGGCAAACCGTGGCCCGTGGAGATCCGCGCCCCGGAGCGCACCGGCGAGCCCGTCTTCCGCGTCCCCGGCGATCAGAGCAGCCAGTACGCCTCCAGCCTGCTGCTCGGCTGCGCGGCGCTGTTCCTGCGTGAGCGCCGTCCCTGGCGGGTGGAGATCACCGGCACGCTCACCAGCGCGGGCTACCTGGAGCTGACCGTGTCCTGGCTGCGCCGCTTCGGCTTCACGGTGGACGAGCGGGACGGCCGCTTCGAGGTGGCGGACTACCGCGCCCCCGAGCGCACCCCGGCCATGCCGGGTGACTGGTCCTCGCTCGGCTACCTGCTGCTGCTCGCCTGGCGCACGGGCGGGAGCGTGGAGCGCGCGGACCTGGGCAGCGCGCACCCGGATCAGGCGCTGGTGCGGCTGGTGGAGCGCGCGGGACTGCGCGCCGAGCCCGGTCCCAACGCCACCCTGCGCCTGGTGGGCGAGGCCCGTGACGGGCTCGTGGCCTCGGGCAAGGAGTGCCCGGACCTCTTGCCCACCCTGGCCGCGCTCGCGTGCGTGCTGCCACGTTCCTCCACTCTCACCGACGTGGGCATCCTCCGGGTCAAGGAGAGCGATCGGCTGGAGGGCATCCTCACGCTGGTGGAGGCTGTTGGCGGGAAGACGGTTCTGGAGGGCGAGACGCTCACGATCCATCCTCCCCCCACCCCACCCCGCCACTTCGCCATGGACAGCCGGGGAGACCACCGCATGGCCATGGTGTCCGCGACGCTCTCCGCCCTCTCGGGAGCGGCCCTGACGCTCACCGGCCCCGAGTGCGTGGAGAAGAGCTTCCCCGGCTTCTGGCAACAGCTGGAACGCACGGGAGCCCGGCTCACCTGA
- a CDS encoding 3-dehydroquinate synthase: MTSLPPGAYTHLPPGAYRPANDRWGAFSRVSVTLPEGSLVVVDKRVAKLHPTLLGALQARRPHAILQLIGGERAKSFESLEQVLSAGLMLPRSGTLVAIGGGTIGDVCTMAAHLLKRGVRLVQVPTTLLAAVDSSLGGKGAVDVTVNGRVVKNPVGVFHYAEETWLCPELFESLSDTQRREGALEAWKMVASLDAQLFQGYTRRPPSLERLVKDARRLKETVCAQDPYEQQGLRRVLNFGHTFGHVLESVSHFKLSHGDAVGLGMLCALDVGRAVGVTPDKVAARVETALEKGPGVLGRKRAAALLKRAALEDIEVLLAADKKSGAAGELRMVLLTDIGVAEVRDVSASEWRALWPAWTKGVRP, translated from the coding sequence ATGACCTCTCTTCCTCCTGGCGCCTATACCCATCTTCCCCCGGGCGCCTACCGCCCCGCGAATGATCGCTGGGGCGCCTTCTCGCGCGTGAGCGTCACCCTGCCCGAGGGCAGCCTCGTCGTCGTGGACAAGCGCGTGGCGAAGCTGCACCCCACCCTCCTGGGCGCGCTCCAGGCGCGCCGCCCCCACGCCATCCTCCAACTCATTGGAGGCGAGCGGGCCAAGTCCTTCGAGTCCCTGGAGCAGGTGCTCTCCGCGGGCCTCATGCTGCCGCGCTCGGGCACGCTCGTGGCCATCGGCGGGGGAACCATCGGCGACGTGTGCACCATGGCCGCGCACCTGCTCAAGCGCGGCGTGCGGCTGGTGCAGGTGCCCACCACGCTGCTCGCGGCGGTGGACAGCAGCCTCGGCGGCAAGGGCGCGGTGGACGTCACCGTGAACGGGCGCGTGGTGAAGAACCCCGTGGGCGTCTTCCACTACGCCGAGGAGACGTGGCTGTGTCCGGAGCTCTTCGAGAGCCTCTCGGACACGCAGCGGCGCGAGGGCGCGCTCGAGGCGTGGAAGATGGTGGCGAGCCTCGACGCCCAGCTCTTCCAGGGCTACACGCGCCGGCCGCCCTCGCTCGAGCGCCTGGTGAAGGACGCGCGGCGCCTCAAGGAAACCGTGTGCGCGCAGGACCCGTACGAGCAGCAGGGCCTGCGGCGGGTGCTCAACTTCGGTCACACCTTCGGCCACGTGCTCGAGAGCGTGTCACACTTCAAGCTGTCGCACGGGGACGCGGTGGGCCTGGGCATGTTGTGCGCGCTCGACGTGGGGCGCGCCGTGGGCGTGACGCCCGACAAGGTGGCCGCGCGCGTGGAGACGGCGCTGGAGAAGGGGCCGGGGGTGCTCGGCCGCAAGCGAGCGGCGGCGCTGCTCAAGCGCGCGGCGCTCGAGGACATCGAGGTGCTGCTGGCCGCGGACAAGAAGTCCGGCGCGGCGGGAGAGCTGCGCATGGTGTTGCTCACCGATATTGGCGTCGCCGAGGTGCGCGACGTCTCCGCGTCCGAGTGGCGCGCGCTCTGGCCCGCCTGGACGAAGGGAGTCCGCCCATGA
- the aroC gene encoding chorismate synthase: protein MNTFGTLFRLTTFGESHGPALGSIIDGCPAGVPLETARIQAALDRRRPGQSTITTARSEPDQVEILSGVFEGKTLGTPIAAIVRNTNQRSGDYDKLKAEDRPGHADAVWRERFKHRDHRGGGRTSGRETLCRVIGGTIAEAYLERQFPKVSTVAWVSQVGDLVSAVPELGLTRARVDEHPTRCPDAVVREEMSRRILVAKEAGDSLGGSIDVRVEGLPVGLGEPIFGKIKALLAQALGSVGAVTGVVWGPPDLLERIAQPGLQFHARKDTYGGIQGGLTNGEPLLLRVYFKPPATLADHAKGGRHDPCIMPRAVPVLEAMVSLVLADLALQYNAWPHST, encoded by the coding sequence ATGAACACCTTTGGTACCTTGTTCCGCCTCACCACCTTCGGTGAGAGCCACGGCCCGGCCCTGGGCTCCATCATCGATGGCTGCCCCGCGGGCGTGCCCCTGGAGACGGCGCGCATCCAGGCCGCGCTCGATCGCCGCCGGCCCGGCCAATCCACCATCACCACCGCCCGCTCCGAGCCGGATCAGGTGGAGATCCTCTCCGGCGTCTTCGAGGGCAAGACGCTCGGTACGCCCATCGCGGCCATCGTGCGCAACACCAACCAGCGCTCGGGGGACTACGACAAGCTCAAGGCGGAGGATCGCCCCGGCCACGCGGATGCCGTGTGGCGCGAGCGCTTCAAGCACCGGGATCACCGCGGCGGCGGACGCACCAGTGGCCGCGAGACGCTCTGCCGGGTCATCGGTGGCACCATCGCCGAGGCGTACCTCGAGCGGCAGTTCCCGAAGGTGTCCACGGTGGCGTGGGTGTCGCAGGTGGGAGACCTGGTGAGCGCGGTGCCGGAGCTGGGCCTCACGCGCGCCAGGGTGGACGAGCACCCCACGCGCTGCCCGGATGCGGTGGTGCGCGAGGAGATGTCGCGGCGCATCCTCGTCGCCAAGGAGGCGGGAGACAGCCTGGGCGGCAGCATCGACGTGCGCGTCGAGGGCCTGCCCGTGGGCCTGGGCGAGCCCATCTTCGGCAAGATCAAGGCGCTGCTCGCGCAGGCGCTGGGCAGCGTGGGCGCCGTCACCGGCGTCGTCTGGGGGCCGCCGGATCTGCTCGAGCGCATCGCGCAGCCCGGCCTCCAGTTCCACGCGCGCAAGGACACCTACGGCGGCATCCAGGGAGGCCTCACCAACGGCGAGCCCCTGTTGCTGCGCGTCTACTTCAAGCCCCCCGCCACGCTCGCGGACCATGCGAAGGGCGGACGCCATGATCCCTGCATCATGCCCCGCGCCGTCCCCGTCCTGGAGGCCATGGTGTCGCTCGTCCTGGCCGATCTCGCCCTGCAGTACAACGCCTGGCCCCACTCGACATGA
- a CDS encoding shikimate kinase, protein MDPRLSDSIREEFARLAPGTPPPASKTIVIGGHRAAGKTRLLPLVSALTGRPGMDLDVELEKRSGRSLRDWVATDTDGFRRAERDLFLSLPAGGLVAVGGGFLSHHPEALRDCHTLLVPITFETYRERLLKDTRRPRLSPGVSLEEELSAIYQQRELLHARVTTVGIAAFLRAFADPENPR, encoded by the coding sequence GTGGACCCGAGGCTGTCCGACTCGATTCGCGAGGAGTTCGCCCGGCTCGCGCCCGGCACGCCGCCTCCCGCGTCGAAGACGATCGTGATCGGCGGACACCGGGCCGCGGGCAAGACGCGGCTGCTGCCCCTGGTGAGCGCGCTGACCGGCAGGCCCGGGATGGATCTGGACGTCGAGTTGGAGAAGCGCTCGGGCCGCTCTCTGCGCGACTGGGTGGCCACGGACACCGACGGCTTCCGCCGGGCCGAGCGCGACCTGTTCCTGTCCCTGCCCGCCGGAGGGCTCGTGGCGGTGGGGGGCGGCTTCCTGTCCCACCATCCAGAGGCCCTGCGGGACTGCCACACCCTGCTGGTGCCCATCACCTTCGAGACCTACCGCGAGCGCCTGCTCAAGGACACGCGCCGGCCGCGGCTGAGCCCGGGCGTGAGCCTCGAGGAGGAGTTGAGCGCCATCTACCAGCAGCGCGAGCTGCTCCACGCCCGCGTCACCACGGTGGGCATCGCCGCGTTCCTGCGAGCCTTCGCCGACCCGGAGAATCCCCGATGA